One segment of Gemmatimonadota bacterium DNA contains the following:
- a CDS encoding 1-deoxy-D-xylulose-5-phosphate reductoisomerase gives MAVGVALLGSTGSIGRSALAVLERHPERFRLVALAAHRRGEELAAQAACYGPELAVLVDAEAPLPAPPPPGVAWRTGTGALLEAATHPDVDVVLNGIVGAVGLEATIAALEAGKRLALANKESLVAGGPLVLEALERGGGSLVPVDSEHSAILQCLRGAAPREARRLILTASGGPFRMFEPQALTEVTPAEALRHPTWAMGAKITVDSATLVNKALEVIEAHFLFGVEYDRIEVVVHPQSIIHSMVEFKDGSVLAQLGAPNMELPILYALTHPERIVDQRAEFDPVAAGPLTFERLEPDRFPAFRLGLEAARAGGTAPAVYNAANEVAVAGFLAEKLPFPCIAEVIEGVLEAHSPLPVSSLEAVLEADRSARAVAQEMVDRQC, from the coding sequence GTGGCTGTTGGCGTCGCGCTCCTCGGTTCCACCGGTTCGATCGGCCGCAGCGCGCTGGCCGTGCTCGAGCGTCACCCCGAACGATTCCGGCTGGTCGCGCTGGCCGCGCACCGGCGGGGCGAAGAGCTGGCCGCGCAGGCGGCGTGCTACGGTCCGGAGCTGGCCGTGCTAGTGGATGCCGAGGCCCCGCTGCCCGCTCCGCCGCCGCCCGGCGTGGCATGGCGCACAGGCACCGGCGCGCTGCTGGAGGCGGCCACGCACCCCGATGTGGACGTGGTGCTGAATGGTATTGTGGGGGCGGTGGGCCTCGAGGCTACGATCGCCGCGCTCGAGGCGGGGAAACGGCTGGCGCTGGCGAACAAGGAGTCGCTGGTGGCGGGCGGGCCGCTGGTGCTCGAGGCTCTGGAGCGAGGCGGGGGGTCGCTGGTCCCGGTAGACAGCGAGCACAGTGCGATCCTGCAGTGCCTGCGCGGGGCGGCGCCCCGGGAGGCGCGACGCCTGATCCTGACCGCGTCAGGTGGGCCGTTCCGTATGTTCGAGCCCCAAGCCCTGACCGAGGTGACGCCAGCGGAAGCGCTGCGCCACCCTACCTGGGCCATGGGCGCCAAGATCACGGTAGATTCCGCAACGCTGGTGAACAAAGCCCTGGAAGTGATCGAGGCCCACTTCCTCTTCGGGGTGGAGTATGACCGGATCGAGGTCGTGGTGCACCCGCAATCCATCATCCACTCGATGGTCGAGTTTAAGGACGGCTCTGTGCTGGCACAGCTCGGCGCCCCGAACATGGAGCTGCCGATCCTGTACGCCCTGACCCATCCCGAACGGATCGTCGACCAGCGAGCGGAATTCGATCCCGTGGCCGCCGGCCCGCTCACCTTCGAGCGGCTGGAGCCGGATCGCTTTCCCGCGTTCCGCCTGGGGCTCGAGGCGGCGCGCGCGGGCGGCACTGCGCCGGCGGTGTATAACGCGGCCAACGAGGTCGCGGTCGCGGGCTTCCTGGCCGAGAAATTGCCCTTCCCCTGCATCGCGGAGGTGATCGAGGGCGTACTCGAGGCCCATTCGCCCCTGCCTGTCTCTTCGCTGGAAGCCGTGCTGGAAGCGGACCGCAGCGCGCGGGCCGTAGCGCAGGAGATGGTGGACCGCCAATGCTGA
- the frr gene encoding ribosome recycling factor, whose product MPSIGEAREQMEKAVEAMRREFASVRTGKATPALLDTVRVEAYGTKMPLNQVATVSAPEPRLLRVQPWDKSLLPVIEKAIQAADLGLNPSNDGNLIHVPIPLLNEERRRELVRMLHKLAEEGRVAVRHARQEANKDIKARQQGHELSEDDAHRQMDEVQKLTDEYIGRIDEVLKAKEEEVMEV is encoded by the coding sequence ATGCCATCGATCGGGGAAGCGCGCGAGCAAATGGAAAAAGCGGTGGAGGCGATGCGCCGCGAGTTCGCCTCGGTGCGCACGGGAAAGGCGACGCCGGCACTGCTGGACACGGTGCGGGTCGAGGCCTATGGCACGAAGATGCCGCTGAACCAGGTTGCAACCGTGAGCGCGCCGGAGCCGCGCCTGCTGCGCGTGCAGCCGTGGGATAAGAGCCTCCTGCCGGTGATCGAGAAGGCCATCCAGGCGGCGGACCTGGGGCTGAACCCTTCGAACGACGGCAACCTGATCCACGTCCCGATCCCGCTCCTCAACGAGGAGCGGCGGCGCGAGCTGGTGAGGATGCTGCACAAGCTGGCGGAGGAAGGGCGGGTAGCGGTGCGGCACGCGCGCCAGGAGGCGAACAAGGACATCAAGGCGCGGCAGCAGGGGCACGAGCTGAGCGAGGACGATGCGCACCGCCAGATGGATGAGGTGCAGAAGCTCACGGACGAGTACATCGGCCGGATCGACGAGGTGTTGAAGGCCAAGGAAGAGGAGGTGATGGAGGTCTGA
- a CDS encoding phosphatidate cytidylyltransferase produces MARGELAQRVGVAALGIPATLAALYAGGWVLGLVLAILAAGAAFEFYGLAARRGVQAFALPGTAVAAAFVLLAAARPAESEAAPLFWILLLLLLLVLAVAAIWRRGVAGQPLLAAAVTLTGALLGGGTLAYALFLRHLPAEAGWAGGAEWARRAGTSLVAFPIAVTWINDSAAYFVGRAWGRRRLIPEVSPGKTVEGALAGMAAAILTGAALGAFLLRDWLGLPLDALAGAVGGALIGLAAQLGDLAESLLKREAGVKDSGRVFPGHGGVLDRFDALFFAFPVAYWYLGLVLAAGWS; encoded by the coding sequence ATGGCTCGCGGCGAACTGGCCCAGCGGGTGGGCGTGGCTGCCCTCGGCATCCCCGCCACGCTCGCCGCACTCTACGCGGGCGGCTGGGTGCTGGGCCTTGTGCTGGCCATCCTCGCGGCGGGCGCCGCCTTCGAGTTCTACGGACTGGCCGCCCGCCGCGGCGTCCAGGCCTTCGCTCTGCCGGGCACGGCCGTAGCCGCAGCATTCGTGCTGCTGGCGGCGGCCCGGCCGGCCGAAAGCGAGGCGGCGCCACTCTTCTGGATACTGCTCCTGCTACTGCTGCTGGTGCTGGCAGTGGCGGCGATCTGGAGGCGCGGCGTGGCCGGCCAGCCGTTGCTGGCGGCGGCCGTGACGCTGACCGGCGCACTGCTGGGCGGCGGCACGCTCGCCTACGCGCTGTTCCTGCGGCACTTGCCGGCAGAAGCCGGCTGGGCGGGCGGTGCCGAGTGGGCGAGGCGGGCGGGCACCTCACTGGTGGCGTTTCCCATTGCCGTGACCTGGATCAACGATTCCGCCGCCTACTTCGTTGGCCGGGCGTGGGGGCGGCGCCGGCTCATTCCGGAGGTGAGCCCGGGGAAGACCGTCGAGGGCGCGCTGGCGGGGATGGCGGCGGCTATACTCACCGGCGCCGCTCTGGGCGCGTTCCTGTTGCGAGACTGGCTGGGACTGCCTCTGGACGCGCTGGCCGGAGCCGTGGGCGGCGCGCTCATCGGGCTGGCCGCGCAACTGGGGGATCTGGCCGAGTCCTTGCTCAAGCGCGAGGCTGGCGTCAAGGACTCGGGACGGGTCTTCCCCGGGCACGGCGGCGTTCTGGATCGCTTCGACGCCCTCTTTTTTGCCTTTCCCGTGGCCTACTGGTACCTGGGCCTGGTGCTGGCCGCGGGGTGGAGCTAG